One part of the Mariniblastus fucicola genome encodes these proteins:
- a CDS encoding FAD-dependent oxidoreductase — translation MEQALNSDLTQTLPPHLLERTRVVQEGDRQGKFVLYWMRTAVRADENPAIDVAILLAKELDLPLLVYQAISQHYQYASDRHHTFMLEGARDVQQQFRERGISYAFHLATPDDDQPHLITLGRDAAVVVTEEMPVDPPRRFLRALSGQIETLTLCVDTACIVPMQLVQKAHTRAFEFRSATRELYESRLGRPWPAIEDSTNRDRPKQFDLEDLPFEPVDLQARRLSELVAACAIDHSVGPIQDTVGGSKAGYERWVQFREHGMSRYARQRNNALLDGVSRMSAYLHYGMVSPFRIARETAQVCNAGSEKYLDELLIWREMAYGFCFHRSDHDQWSAIPNWAQETLEEHLRDPRESIYSWEELARAQTDDALWNAAQRSLLRQGELHNNVRMTWGKAILNWTETPQRALEFMIDLNHRYALDGRDPASYGGLLWCIGQFDRPFKPASKIFGTVRSRSTSDHAKRLDVAKFHQKVSALRFDPVPRVAVIGAGISGLFAARTLADHGVPVTVFDKGRGVGGRMSTRRIDGVQRFDHGAQYFTVRDARFRRYVDSWIEQGIVGRWPNPECEASHQIAVFNNGEKSIKQDSNERFVGQPGMNSICKHLASGLDVQTSTRVGRIEARESAMRLFRDDGDLLGRFDRLIVSAPAKQTAELLRQYPEICGAIRNIRMNPCWAVMASFTEPIADDWVGAFVHESILTWVSRNSSKPARQKQSEDLVLHLGHEWTAENWDRDPEEVAEIALDAFWKCSAIAARSPTLLRAHRWKFAIPENPAQSRCFFDPQAGIAACGDWAGGPRVEGAFLSGMSAAGRILNSIGRLKY, via the coding sequence ATGGAGCAAGCACTGAATTCTGATTTGACTCAAACTTTGCCACCGCATTTGCTTGAGCGGACACGCGTTGTTCAGGAAGGAGACCGCCAAGGCAAATTCGTGCTTTACTGGATGAGAACCGCAGTGCGCGCGGACGAGAATCCTGCGATCGATGTCGCCATCCTGCTGGCCAAAGAACTTGATTTACCGCTGTTGGTTTATCAAGCGATTTCGCAGCACTATCAATATGCCTCCGACCGACACCACACTTTTATGCTCGAAGGAGCACGCGACGTTCAGCAGCAATTTCGTGAACGTGGCATTTCCTACGCGTTTCATCTCGCGACACCGGACGATGACCAACCGCATTTGATCACGCTTGGCCGCGACGCTGCCGTCGTCGTTACCGAAGAAATGCCAGTCGATCCGCCGCGACGATTTTTGCGGGCACTTTCCGGCCAGATCGAAACGTTGACTCTCTGCGTCGACACGGCCTGCATCGTTCCCATGCAGTTGGTTCAAAAAGCTCACACGCGAGCGTTCGAGTTTCGTTCCGCGACTCGTGAGCTGTATGAATCACGGCTGGGCCGACCGTGGCCAGCGATCGAAGACTCTACGAACCGGGACCGGCCAAAGCAATTCGATCTTGAAGATCTACCGTTCGAGCCAGTCGACCTTCAGGCACGCCGGCTGAGTGAGCTGGTTGCAGCGTGTGCTATCGATCATTCAGTTGGCCCAATTCAGGACACCGTTGGCGGATCGAAAGCGGGCTATGAGCGTTGGGTTCAGTTCCGCGAACACGGAATGTCGCGATACGCCAGGCAGCGCAATAACGCTTTGCTTGACGGAGTCAGCCGCATGTCGGCTTACCTTCACTACGGCATGGTTTCGCCGTTTCGAATCGCTCGAGAAACCGCACAGGTCTGCAATGCCGGTAGCGAAAAGTATCTTGATGAGCTTTTGATATGGCGTGAGATGGCCTACGGATTCTGTTTTCATCGCAGCGACCACGACCAATGGTCCGCGATTCCGAATTGGGCTCAGGAGACGCTCGAAGAACACCTACGTGACCCACGCGAATCCATTTACTCGTGGGAGGAACTGGCGCGGGCACAGACTGACGACGCGCTTTGGAACGCGGCTCAACGGTCGTTGCTGCGACAGGGCGAGCTGCACAACAACGTGCGTATGACTTGGGGCAAAGCGATTCTGAATTGGACCGAAACGCCGCAACGGGCGCTAGAGTTCATGATCGATTTGAACCACCGCTACGCGCTCGACGGGCGCGATCCGGCATCGTATGGCGGACTGCTCTGGTGCATTGGTCAGTTCGATCGTCCATTCAAGCCCGCTTCGAAAATTTTTGGAACCGTCCGTTCACGCAGCACTTCCGATCACGCAAAACGGTTGGACGTCGCAAAGTTTCACCAGAAGGTTTCGGCGCTTCGATTCGACCCCGTGCCTCGTGTCGCGGTGATAGGAGCCGGAATTTCCGGACTGTTTGCGGCACGAACGCTCGCCGACCATGGCGTGCCGGTGACTGTTTTTGACAAAGGACGCGGCGTCGGTGGGAGAATGTCAACGCGGCGTATCGACGGCGTCCAACGTTTCGACCACGGAGCACAATATTTCACGGTTCGTGATGCCCGCTTTCGTCGCTACGTTGATTCATGGATCGAGCAGGGCATTGTCGGACGTTGGCCGAACCCGGAATGCGAAGCCTCGCACCAAATCGCGGTTTTCAACAATGGTGAGAAATCGATCAAGCAGGATTCGAACGAGCGATTCGTCGGCCAGCCAGGCATGAACAGCATTTGCAAACATCTGGCCAGCGGGCTGGATGTGCAAACGTCGACTCGCGTCGGGCGAATTGAAGCTCGTGAATCAGCAATGCGACTGTTCAGAGATGACGGTGATTTGCTGGGGCGATTTGATCGGCTGATTGTTTCCGCGCCGGCGAAACAGACGGCAGAGTTGCTGCGGCAGTATCCAGAGATTTGCGGGGCGATTCGCAATATCAGGATGAATCCGTGTTGGGCCGTGATGGCTTCTTTCACTGAACCGATCGCCGACGATTGGGTCGGAGCATTCGTTCATGAGTCGATTTTGACGTGGGTGTCACGCAACAGCAGCAAACCAGCGAGGCAGAAACAGAGCGAAGATTTGGTGCTGCATTTGGGACACGAATGGACGGCCGAAAATTGGGATAGGGATCCTGAAGAGGTCGCGGAAATCGCCCTCGATGCGTTTTGGAAATGTTCTGCCATCGCCGCTCGATCCCCAACGTTACTTCGAGCCCACCGCTGGAAGTTTGCGATCCCTGAAAACCCGGCTCAATCAAGATGCTTTTTCGACCCACAAGCCGGAATCGCGGCGTGCGGCGATTGGGCGGGAGGCCCGCGAGTTGAAGGAGCCTTTCTCAGCGGCATGTCGGCTGCCGGACGTATCCTGAATTCGATCGGGCGATTGAAGTATTGA
- a CDS encoding cellulase family glycosylhydrolase, translating to MLCLFFSSTEIASAQRSTVVAKKEVKQAGLRPMAIPRGSRMMSNAEVTVKGRYLFYNNCSFDDLSDYDAIAPDKEPLFDGATATKINYSSYLLGINGIVVDFESLNGEVDVDDFEFKVGNEDDSDSWSLAPAPVSIETDFGAGVEGSDRVTIIWPDSSIKLTWLQIRVLGNTTTKLAADDVFYFGNAVGETMNSDVDARVDADDVSAVRSNLSGFFNVDIENQYDVDRDGRVNATDVSIARNHLSGFFPLKLIQPSSSERPGIGFNRGVNFGNMLEAPNEGAWGLSVEERFFDLVVESGMDHIRLPISWTHHTSQTAPYAIDETFFSRVDWCVDQAVSRGLKIIVNVHHYDELNANPVTETPRAIAMWEQIATRYSGQPKSVYFEVLNEPHAAFNTNPALWGDYLAVALAKIRETNATRKVLVGGVSYNSIGGLLNLDPPDDPYLVGTFHFYEPFAFTHQGAEWVDPSPPVGTLWINDRVSFGSRWQSWSWNTTFTPTIGSLGIEYTEGWAGARFHATTPVADTDTLKFTIDAAMSLRVSLRDSDDVEVFVEDFQTTSGTNEYSFEFSSSLPISDITIQNLTPDAQPQFQLSNATLNGNDVTVPLLASEEDAIANAFLQAQIWSITHGVPIHLGEFGAYNPADIDSRVRWTTAVRDWSETLEIPFTYWEFGAGFGIYDPNGNAWRTPLIQSLVPEFTP from the coding sequence ATGCTCTGCTTATTTTTCAGCTCCACAGAGATCGCATCCGCCCAGCGTTCCACGGTCGTTGCAAAAAAAGAAGTCAAGCAAGCCGGACTGCGCCCGATGGCGATTCCGCGCGGAAGCCGAATGATGTCGAACGCGGAAGTCACGGTCAAAGGTCGATACCTGTTCTACAACAATTGCAGCTTTGATGACCTCAGCGATTACGATGCGATCGCGCCTGACAAGGAACCATTGTTCGACGGAGCCACAGCCACCAAGATCAACTATTCCAGTTACTTGCTCGGAATCAACGGGATCGTTGTCGACTTCGAATCCCTCAACGGCGAAGTCGATGTCGATGACTTTGAGTTCAAGGTCGGAAACGAGGATGATTCTGATAGCTGGAGTTTGGCTCCGGCTCCAGTATCTATCGAGACAGATTTTGGTGCTGGAGTCGAAGGATCCGATCGTGTGACGATCATTTGGCCAGACTCATCGATCAAGTTGACGTGGTTGCAGATTCGTGTGCTCGGCAATACGACGACGAAGCTTGCGGCAGACGATGTGTTCTATTTTGGCAACGCGGTCGGCGAAACCATGAACTCGGACGTGGACGCTCGTGTCGACGCGGACGACGTTAGCGCTGTCCGCTCAAACCTGTCGGGTTTCTTTAATGTCGACATCGAGAATCAGTATGACGTTGACCGCGATGGACGCGTCAACGCGACAGATGTGAGCATCGCCAGAAACCACCTCTCTGGTTTCTTTCCATTGAAGTTGATTCAGCCCAGTTCTTCGGAACGACCCGGCATCGGATTTAATCGGGGCGTAAACTTCGGCAACATGCTTGAGGCGCCAAACGAAGGTGCCTGGGGGTTGTCAGTCGAAGAACGCTTCTTTGATTTGGTTGTCGAGTCGGGCATGGACCATATACGATTGCCAATTTCATGGACGCACCACACTTCGCAAACCGCCCCATATGCGATCGATGAAACGTTCTTTTCAAGAGTCGACTGGTGCGTCGATCAGGCGGTGTCAAGAGGGCTGAAGATTATTGTCAACGTGCACCACTATGACGAACTCAACGCCAACCCGGTTACAGAAACGCCGCGGGCGATTGCCATGTGGGAGCAAATCGCGACTCGATATTCTGGACAGCCGAAATCGGTTTACTTCGAGGTTCTCAACGAGCCGCACGCCGCGTTCAACACGAATCCTGCGCTTTGGGGCGACTATCTCGCAGTGGCACTGGCGAAAATTCGCGAAACCAATGCGACACGAAAGGTGCTTGTCGGGGGCGTTTCGTACAACAGCATCGGTGGCTTGTTGAATCTTGATCCTCCCGACGATCCGTATCTCGTGGGAACGTTTCACTTCTACGAACCGTTCGCGTTTACACATCAAGGGGCCGAATGGGTAGACCCGTCGCCGCCGGTTGGAACGCTGTGGATCAACGATCGAGTAAGCTTTGGCAGCCGTTGGCAGAGCTGGTCATGGAACACGACTTTCACACCGACGATTGGTTCGCTGGGAATCGAGTATACCGAAGGATGGGCAGGCGCCCGATTCCATGCGACGACTCCCGTTGCAGACACCGACACCCTGAAGTTCACGATCGACGCGGCCATGTCTCTGAGGGTTTCGCTTCGCGATTCAGATGACGTTGAGGTTTTCGTTGAAGACTTTCAAACGACGAGCGGCACGAACGAGTACTCGTTCGAATTCAGTTCCTCATTGCCGATCAGTGATATCACGATTCAGAACCTGACGCCGGATGCCCAACCGCAGTTCCAGCTCAGCAACGCAACGCTCAACGGAAACGACGTCACGGTGCCGCTTTTGGCATCGGAAGAAGACGCGATCGCCAATGCGTTTCTGCAGGCCCAGATTTGGTCAATCACGCACGGAGTTCCGATTCATCTGGGCGAATTCGGGGCCTACAATCCGGCCGATATTGACTCGCGAGTTCGCTGGACGACGGCTGTGCGTGATTGGTCGGAGACGCTGGAAATTCCATTCACGTATTGGGAGTTCGGTGCTGGATTTGGCATCTATGATCCCAATGGAAATGCTTGGCGAACGCCGTTGATCCAGTCCTTGGTCCCTGAGTTTACGCCGTAG
- a CDS encoding PEP-CTERM sorting domain-containing protein, whose amino-acid sequence MRNIMRFMALAALSVSLFSAEAKAQQVNLTFGTDNNINLIENLADQRVDFFINDIAGKNYDVFELWIQIGDGGTVIGGSDTGPRLTGVDLGPGTIFEGGVRGGGLEASQTDLLWADYIDSAVATDDGLGGTLIFDTTGFLAGTTIDIRFEGIDIGGDIFNTNFRNGIDNVDEIVAPSSNGVIRVISAVPEPASSVVILAVAGLIGVRRRR is encoded by the coding sequence ATGCGTAACATCATGCGATTCATGGCACTGGCGGCACTTTCCGTCTCTTTGTTCAGTGCCGAGGCCAAAGCTCAACAAGTTAATTTGACCTTTGGAACCGACAACAACATTAATTTGATCGAGAACCTGGCTGATCAACGAGTTGATTTTTTCATCAACGACATTGCCGGCAAGAACTACGACGTCTTTGAACTTTGGATTCAAATTGGCGATGGCGGCACGGTCATTGGCGGAAGCGACACCGGTCCGCGTCTAACGGGCGTTGACCTCGGACCAGGCACGATCTTCGAAGGCGGAGTTCGCGGTGGCGGATTGGAAGCCAGTCAAACTGATTTGCTGTGGGCTGACTACATCGATTCAGCGGTCGCAACCGACGACGGCCTTGGTGGAACACTAATTTTTGATACGACTGGGTTCCTCGCCGGCACGACCATCGACATCCGCTTTGAGGGAATCGACATTGGCGGAGACATCTTTAACACCAACTTCCGCAACGGGATTGATAACGTTGACGAAATTGTCGCCCCGTCTTCAAATGGTGTCATCCGGGTCATAAGCGCTGTTCCGGAACCAGCAAGCTCGGTCGTCATCCTCGCGGTTGCAGGACTGATCGGCGTCCGTCGACGTCGCTAG
- a CDS encoding UDP-glucuronic acid decarboxylase family protein, translating to MPLVKRILVAGGAGFLGSHLCERLVEQKHDVICLDNFFTSQKSNVVHLLDNPNFELIRHDIVSPILLEVDEIYNLACPAAPGHYQYNPIKTMKISIQGSINLLGMAKRCNAKIFQASTSEVYGDPEVHPQPESYRGCVNPIGIRACYDEGKRAAETLFFDYHRMHKTNIRVCRIFNTYGPRMHPFDGRVVSNFIRQALGGEDITIFGDGSQTRSFCYRDDLVEGFLRLMNAPDDIVGPINLGNPGEYSILELAELIIEIVGSKSKLVHRELPPDDPTRRQPDITLARKHLDWEPKVPLREGLEKTIEWFRTIEMEHYRPPTPNF from the coding sequence ATGCCGCTGGTCAAAAGAATCCTCGTTGCCGGAGGCGCCGGCTTTCTCGGCTCTCATCTTTGCGAACGGCTCGTCGAACAGAAGCACGATGTCATTTGCCTGGACAACTTTTTCACCAGTCAAAAATCCAACGTTGTCCACCTGCTCGACAACCCAAACTTTGAGCTGATTCGACACGACATCGTTTCCCCGATCTTGTTGGAAGTGGACGAGATCTACAATCTTGCCTGTCCCGCAGCACCCGGTCACTACCAGTACAATCCCATCAAGACGATGAAGATCAGCATTCAGGGCTCGATCAATCTTCTGGGCATGGCCAAACGTTGCAACGCCAAGATTTTTCAGGCTTCGACCAGCGAAGTTTACGGTGACCCGGAAGTTCATCCACAGCCCGAATCCTATCGTGGTTGCGTGAATCCAATCGGGATTCGTGCCTGTTACGACGAGGGAAAGCGTGCTGCAGAGACGCTGTTTTTTGACTACCACCGCATGCACAAAACGAACATTCGAGTTTGCCGAATCTTCAACACTTACGGTCCTCGCATGCATCCGTTCGACGGACGCGTGGTTAGCAATTTCATTCGTCAGGCACTTGGCGGCGAAGACATCACGATTTTTGGCGACGGTTCCCAGACGAGATCTTTCTGTTATCGCGATGATCTGGTCGAAGGTTTTCTTCGGTTGATGAATGCTCCTGACGACATCGTCGGACCAATCAACCTTGGCAATCCGGGCGAGTATTCGATCCTTGAGCTGGCTGAGCTGATTATCGAGATCGTTGGCAGCAAGTCCAAACTGGTCCATCGCGAGCTTCCTCCGGACGACCCAACGCGAAGACAGCCGGACATCACGTTGGCTAGAAAACATCTTGATTGGGAACCGAAAGTACCTCTTCGGGAAGGCCTGGAGAAAACGATCGAATGGTTCCGGACTATCGAGATGGAACACTATCGCCCGCCGACTCCAAACTTCTAG
- the solA gene encoding N-methyl-L-tryptophan oxidase, with translation MSSLKHYDLIVIGFGGVGSATLYHAAKKGWTTLGIDQFGPAHNKGSSHGQTRIIRKAYFEHPNYVPLAEEAFERWDELNKRHRTRPETKPLFEQAGVLQIGRPESEVINGVLRSAKEHDLKLEQFTPEQIHHRLPILNVQPDHIGLFEPEAGFLRVEHCVAAHLAQAKKRGAELISDCTVVDWNASESGLEVRTENGTFRADRLAICAGAWSARFLPGINIELNVISKQQNWYQIDRIEQKYVNDFPVVFIEEDDGEQFYCIPELDSHGMKVCRHTGGDVVEDADGLDRKVDQDDLNRNEAFMDLRLHHSKHRLVHSSTCMYTMSADGHFIIDRHPQHANVAFATGLSGHGFKFTPVLGHRMVEMLDGQCDSQIDFLSLDRFRQV, from the coding sequence ATGTCATCCTTGAAGCACTACGACCTGATCGTGATCGGTTTTGGCGGTGTCGGCAGCGCGACGCTGTACCACGCTGCGAAGAAGGGCTGGACTACGCTAGGCATCGACCAGTTTGGCCCGGCTCACAACAAAGGCAGCTCGCACGGTCAGACGCGGATCATCCGCAAAGCCTACTTTGAGCACCCGAACTACGTGCCGTTGGCGGAAGAAGCGTTCGAACGGTGGGACGAACTCAACAAACGCCACCGGACGCGACCAGAGACCAAGCCACTTTTCGAGCAGGCGGGCGTGCTGCAAATTGGCCGACCAGAAAGTGAGGTCATTAACGGCGTGTTGCGGAGCGCGAAAGAGCACGATTTAAAGCTGGAGCAATTTACGCCAGAGCAGATTCACCATCGCCTTCCCATTCTCAACGTTCAGCCGGATCACATCGGATTGTTCGAACCTGAAGCCGGATTCCTCCGCGTAGAACACTGCGTCGCAGCACATTTGGCTCAGGCGAAAAAACGCGGGGCTGAACTGATCAGCGACTGCACGGTCGTCGACTGGAACGCTTCAGAAAGCGGCCTTGAAGTTCGAACAGAAAATGGAACGTTTCGTGCTGACCGACTGGCCATTTGTGCCGGAGCGTGGTCAGCTCGATTCTTGCCCGGAATTAACATTGAACTGAACGTCATCTCCAAACAGCAGAATTGGTATCAGATCGACCGGATTGAACAAAAGTACGTAAACGACTTTCCGGTTGTGTTCATCGAAGAGGACGATGGCGAGCAGTTTTATTGTATTCCGGAACTGGATTCCCACGGCATGAAAGTTTGTCGTCACACGGGAGGCGACGTTGTGGAGGACGCCGACGGACTCGATCGGAAAGTCGACCAGGACGATCTGAACCGAAATGAAGCTTTCATGGATCTCCGCTTGCACCACAGCAAACATCGACTCGTGCATAGCTCGACTTGCATGTACACCATGTCGGCAGACGGACACTTCATCATCGACAGGCATCCGCAACACGCTAACGTCGCCTTCGCAACCGGTCTTTCGGGACACGGTTTCAAATTCACGCCAGTGCTGGGGCATCGGATGGTTGAGATGCTCGACGGGCAGTGCGACTCGCAAATAGACTTTCTTTCGCTCGATCGTTTTCGACAAGTGTAA
- the sthA gene encoding Si-specific NAD(P)(+) transhydrogenase: MINLEADVVVIGSGPGGEGAAMQLAKQGKRVVVIERYEKIGGGCTHWGTIPSKALRFSIFRLTESLNNPLLIDCGVKAEPTIAQLTKTAADVSAKQESMRKTFYSRNNVEVISGHARFVDANTIQVEGGPTIKTTHVVIAVGARPYHPANVDFAHPRIFDSDSILSLDHKPKSMTIYGAGVIGCEYASMFRNLSIKINLINSRSGLLDFLDDEISDALSYHMRERGVVIRHNEQFDRIEAVEDGVITHLKSGKQVKTDCLLWAAGRTGNSNDLGLDTVGIEPDNRGYIPVNEKFQTSVENVYAVGDVIGFPSLASAAYTQGRSAGKQILGHATEKDQRIAKEIPAGIYTSPEISCIGKTERQLTEEKVPYEVGNSNFKYLAKAQIIGQSIGMLKLLFHRETLEVLGVHCFGPNASEIIHIGQAIMYQQGEANSLNYFLDSTFNYPTMAEAYRVAALNGYNRLF, translated from the coding sequence ATGATCAATCTGGAAGCAGACGTCGTAGTAATCGGATCCGGTCCCGGCGGCGAAGGGGCTGCAATGCAGCTGGCCAAGCAGGGAAAACGCGTCGTCGTGATCGAGCGATATGAGAAAATTGGCGGCGGCTGCACGCACTGGGGCACGATTCCCAGCAAGGCGCTTCGATTTTCGATCTTTCGGCTGACTGAATCACTGAACAATCCGCTGCTGATCGACTGCGGCGTGAAGGCTGAACCGACGATTGCCCAGCTGACGAAAACGGCGGCCGATGTTAGCGCCAAACAGGAGTCGATGCGAAAGACTTTCTACAGCCGAAATAATGTCGAAGTTATTTCTGGACATGCCAGATTCGTAGACGCCAACACGATTCAGGTCGAAGGCGGACCAACGATCAAGACAACTCACGTCGTCATCGCAGTTGGTGCACGCCCGTATCACCCGGCGAACGTTGACTTTGCACACCCGCGGATTTTCGACAGCGACTCGATTTTGTCACTGGACCACAAACCGAAATCGATGACGATTTACGGTGCCGGCGTCATCGGTTGCGAGTACGCGTCCATGTTTCGCAACCTTTCGATCAAGATCAATCTGATCAACAGCCGCAGCGGACTGTTGGACTTTCTTGACGACGAAATCTCGGACGCGCTGAGCTATCACATGCGGGAACGCGGCGTCGTGATTCGTCACAACGAGCAGTTCGACCGAATCGAAGCCGTAGAAGACGGTGTCATTACGCATCTGAAAAGCGGCAAGCAAGTCAAAACAGATTGCTTGTTGTGGGCTGCCGGGCGAACCGGAAACAGCAACGATCTCGGACTGGATACCGTTGGCATTGAGCCTGACAATCGGGGCTACATTCCAGTCAACGAAAAATTTCAGACCTCTGTCGAGAACGTCTACGCGGTTGGCGACGTGATCGGATTCCCTTCGCTGGCGTCGGCAGCTTACACTCAGGGTCGCTCAGCAGGTAAACAGATTCTGGGTCATGCGACCGAGAAGGATCAGCGAATTGCAAAAGAGATTCCGGCAGGAATTTACACCAGCCCGGAGATCAGCTGTATCGGGAAAACTGAAAGGCAGCTGACTGAGGAAAAGGTCCCGTACGAAGTCGGAAATTCGAATTTCAAGTATCTCGCCAAAGCCCAGATCATCGGCCAGTCGATTGGGATGCTGAAACTCCTCTTCCACCGCGAGACGCTTGAGGTGCTTGGCGTACACTGCTTTGGCCCAAATGCTTCGGAAATTATCCACATTGGCCAGGCGATCATGTATCAGCAGGGCGAAGCCAATTCGCTGAACTACTTTCTGGATTCGACCTTCAACTACCCGACGATGGCTGAAGCCTATCGAGTCGCGGCGCTCAACGGCTACAACCGGCTGTTCTAG